TAGCTTAATAAACTGTATCTGCTGAGGAGACAGCTTCTGAAGAAGTTTCTGTTGTAAGTTTTGTCTTAGCATAAATATTGTGCCAAAATTACATATTATAATTTATATGGCGTAGAACCCGTTTTTAAACTCTGTAATGTTGTTGTAACAGAATTTAAGAAACTAGGTTTGTTTGGAAGTTAAAAGTTTAAAGTAAGTTGAAAGCTCAAAGTTGAAAGTTGAAAGCTGAGGGGTGATAGATGAAAGCCAAAAGGTCAAAGGTCAAAACTGAAAGCCGAAAGTCGGCTATTGACAGCCGGGAGTTAAGCGTAGGTATAGCGACAATGGGAACGGTGACCTGTTTATGATATCCGAATCTCGTCAAATTCCCGTAGATTCGTATCATGTTTACAGGTATTATCGAAGCTGCGGGTGAAGTAGTTGAACTGCAGAAAGAAGGCGGAAATCTCCATATTACAGTCTGTTCCGCTATTTCAAACGAATTGAAAATTGATCAGTCGGTAGCTCACAACGGTGTCTGCCTTACTGTTGTGGCAATAGGCGATAACACGCATACTGTTACCGCAATAGAGGAAACGCTTTCAAAAACCAATCTCAATACTCTGGTGGCAGGCGACCTTGTGAACCTTGAACGTTGTATGCAGATGAATGGCCGCCTCGACGGCCATATCGTTCAGGGACATGTAGATCAGACTGCTGTTTGTACCAGTGTTAAAGAAATGGATGGAAGCTGGTTCTACACATTCAGCTACGATCCTTCTTACGGCAACATAACTGTCGAGAAAGGCTCAATTACTGTTA
The window above is part of the Arcticibacter tournemirensis genome. Proteins encoded here:
- a CDS encoding riboflavin synthase, whose protein sequence is MFTGIIEAAGEVVELQKEGGNLHITVCSAISNELKIDQSVAHNGVCLTVVAIGDNTHTVTAIEETLSKTNLNTLVAGDLVNLERCMQMNGRLDGHIVQGHVDQTAVCTSVKEMDGSWFYTFSYDPSYGNITVEKGSITVNGVSLTVVNSNDDHFSVAIIPYTHEHTNFKNVKLNDVVNLEFDIIGKYVAKLFRK